In a single window of the Terriglobus roseus genome:
- a CDS encoding DUF3224 domain-containing protein gives MRRIKSESCLLALLVLLFAAGAMAQTTKRGPTMHATGTFKVDVKPTDISPIGKEAGLGAMTIDKTWSGAIEGSSKGQMTTSVTGKAMAYVALETMNVKVDGHAGTFVFIHSASMMTDDPKAAVLDVTVVPNSGTGELAGIEGKLNIIIDKSGHTYDFQYTLPAR, from the coding sequence ATGCGGCGAATAAAGAGCGAATCATGCCTGCTGGCGTTGCTGGTGCTTCTGTTCGCAGCGGGTGCCATGGCCCAGACCACAAAACGAGGACCTACGATGCACGCGACAGGAACGTTCAAGGTGGATGTGAAGCCGACCGACATCTCACCCATCGGCAAGGAAGCCGGGTTGGGTGCGATGACCATCGACAAGACGTGGAGTGGAGCCATCGAGGGTTCCAGCAAGGGGCAGATGACCACTTCCGTGACAGGCAAGGCCATGGCTTACGTCGCGCTGGAGACGATGAACGTGAAGGTTGACGGGCACGCAGGCACCTTCGTGTTCATCCATTCCGCGAGCATGATGACGGATGATCCCAAGGCGGCTGTGCTCGATGTAACGGTCGTCCCGAACTCCGGCACGGGGGAACTCGCGGGCATTGAAGGCAAGCTAAACATCATCATCGACAAATCCGGCCATACTTACGATTTCCAGTACACCTTGCCTGCTCGATAG
- a CDS encoding pyridoxamine 5'-phosphate oxidase family protein, with product MAEKNVSGAEGIAKIKELTKDIHIAMLTTVADDGTLHARPMGTESADFDGTLWFITRIDSGKVDEIREDSHVLVSYEQPKDGMYLSLQGRAGIVKDRAMIKQHWYKMADAWFEKGSDDPAAALLKVTVTGGEYWQSSSSGIVRLGRLALASVLGADKVSVGDAGKITL from the coding sequence ATGGCTGAGAAGAACGTGTCGGGCGCGGAAGGCATCGCGAAGATCAAGGAACTTACCAAGGACATCCACATCGCAATGCTGACCACCGTTGCCGACGATGGCACGCTGCACGCGCGACCGATGGGTACGGAGTCCGCGGATTTCGACGGAACGCTTTGGTTCATCACGCGTATCGATTCCGGCAAGGTCGATGAGATCCGTGAAGACAGCCACGTGCTGGTGAGCTATGAGCAACCGAAGGATGGCATGTACCTCTCGCTGCAGGGCCGCGCCGGCATCGTGAAGGATCGCGCCATGATCAAGCAGCACTGGTACAAGATGGCGGATGCGTGGTTCGAAAAGGGCAGTGATGATCCTGCGGCTGCGCTGCTCAAGGTGACTGTCACCGGCGGCGAATACTGGCAGTCGAGTTCGTCCGGCATTGTGCGTTTGGGACGGCTGGCCCTGGCTTCAGTCCTGGGCGCGGACAAGGTCAGCGTGGGAGACGCAGGCAAGATTACGCTGTAA
- a CDS encoding type IV pilin protein — protein sequence MTLKNRSRRIGNEDGFTLIELLIVMSIIIIIATFAIPNITRIKRQGNETSAIQSIRAIVAAQLQYQQTYPANGYACDLKALGGDKSAAPSPAAAGLLQPDLAGGQKAGYTFAIVNCNKVTINNQDQYTSYEITAVPQKIGNTGDRGFCSDDSQQVKYDPKGGTACTQPIQ from the coding sequence ATGACCCTGAAGAACCGCAGCCGACGCATCGGCAACGAAGACGGCTTTACCCTGATCGAATTGCTGATCGTGATGTCGATCATCATCATCATTGCCACGTTCGCCATCCCGAACATTACGCGCATCAAGCGGCAGGGCAATGAGACGTCGGCCATCCAGTCGATCCGTGCCATCGTTGCGGCGCAGCTTCAGTATCAGCAGACGTACCCGGCCAACGGCTATGCCTGCGATCTGAAGGCATTGGGCGGCGATAAGTCCGCGGCACCGTCGCCGGCTGCCGCAGGTCTGCTGCAGCCGGATCTTGCCGGCGGACAGAAGGCCGGCTATACCTTCGCTATCGTCAACTGCAACAAGGTGACGATCAACAATCAGGACCAGTACACCAGCTACGAAATCACGGCTGTACCGCAGAAGATCGGCAACACCGGCGATCGCGGCTTCTGCTCCGACGACTCGCAGCAGGTAAAGTACGACCCCAAGGGCGGCACCGCCTGCACGCAGCCCATCCAGTAG
- a CDS encoding LolA family protein — protein MRLIARTAVLLATVVLPVAAQDVHTLASKVDDHYNHLTSLRANYTEHYSGMGQQRTETGTLLLRKPGRMRWTYSSGKLFVLDGKFGVSYTPGDPQAQRVPAKQLDDMRSPLRFLLGHTKLEKELDHLQATPAANGAVTLAGTPHYEMTPGDQRVQKIAVTVSPSSGAISGLRIEEIDGSFTDFIFRDMQENVPAADADFRFTPPAGVTVIDGLPPA, from the coding sequence ATGAGATTGATTGCCCGTACCGCCGTTCTGCTTGCTACCGTTGTTCTTCCCGTCGCGGCTCAGGACGTTCACACGCTCGCCAGCAAAGTCGACGACCACTACAACCACCTGACCAGCCTGCGCGCCAACTATACCGAGCACTACAGCGGCATGGGCCAGCAACGTACGGAGACAGGCACCCTGCTGCTGCGTAAGCCCGGGCGCATGCGCTGGACCTATTCCAGCGGCAAGCTGTTCGTTCTCGACGGCAAGTTCGGCGTCAGCTACACGCCGGGCGATCCACAGGCGCAGCGCGTTCCGGCCAAGCAACTGGACGACATGCGCTCCCCGCTGCGCTTTCTACTGGGTCATACGAAGCTTGAAAAGGAACTCGATCATCTGCAGGCCACGCCCGCTGCAAACGGAGCCGTCACGCTGGCCGGCACGCCGCACTACGAGATGACACCGGGAGATCAGCGCGTGCAGAAGATCGCTGTCACTGTGAGCCCCTCATCCGGTGCGATCAGCGGTCTGCGCATCGAGGAGATCGACGGCAGCTTCACGGACTTCATCTTCCGCGACATGCAGGAGAACGTGCCCGCCGCAGATGCTGACTTCCGCTTCACGCCGCCCGCTGGCGTCACCGTGATCGATGGCCTGCCCCCCGCGTAG
- a CDS encoding cupin domain-containing protein: MKAINLAAKLATFTDHWSPRIVAGYNGNDIMVVKVQGEFTWHSHADTDDLFLVLKGSLTIRMRESDVHVGPGELFVVPKGVEHCPVAAEEVHLLLIEPAGTPNTGDAATAAVKQRV; encoded by the coding sequence ATGAAAGCCATCAACCTCGCTGCAAAGCTTGCCACCTTTACCGATCACTGGTCGCCAAGGATTGTCGCCGGTTACAACGGCAACGACATCATGGTGGTGAAAGTCCAGGGTGAATTCACATGGCACTCGCATGCGGATACCGACGATCTCTTCCTCGTACTGAAGGGCTCTCTGACTATCCGAATGCGAGAAAGCGACGTGCATGTGGGCCCGGGCGAACTCTTCGTCGTGCCTAAGGGCGTGGAACATTGCCCTGTTGCGGCGGAAGAAGTTCACCTGCTCTTGATTGAGCCGGCAGGTACCCCCAACACGGGCGACGCGGCCACGGCAGCGGTCAAGCAGCGGGTCTGA
- a CDS encoding EF-hand domain-containing protein — protein MRRQPLLSAAIAVFTPALFAPLLVAQPPRTPPPRVFLLALDTDGDGQLSAVEIAAASKSLLTLDKNHDGQITPDEYAPRFQADSPVSNELYARLMAMDANKDGVLTIDEVPERMQPMFQRGDTNHDGKLTGDEIRAMANAQADPQGRPVGRNNAAVQLRVDPITNAIDVDHDGIFSAAEIASAPGALKTLDKNADGILSADELRVRQQTPAERAAHSMDEWDGDRDGFLVKGEFPDRMQANFEAMDLNHDGKIDLEELTTFMATQPMGRGPGGPPTGAGERPGDMKPPTERMPDNNASPAR, from the coding sequence ATGCGCCGTCAACCGTTGCTTTCCGCCGCCATTGCCGTATTTACGCCAGCGCTGTTCGCTCCTCTGCTGGTTGCGCAACCGCCACGGACTCCGCCTCCTCGTGTCTTCCTGCTGGCTCTGGATACGGATGGGGACGGCCAGCTGTCGGCGGTGGAGATCGCGGCTGCGAGCAAATCGCTGTTAACGCTGGACAAGAACCACGATGGGCAGATCACGCCGGACGAGTACGCGCCTCGCTTCCAGGCGGACTCGCCTGTTTCCAACGAGCTGTACGCGCGGCTGATGGCGATGGATGCCAACAAGGACGGTGTCCTGACTATCGATGAAGTGCCGGAGCGTATGCAGCCAATGTTTCAGCGTGGTGACACGAATCACGATGGCAAGTTGACGGGCGATGAGATCCGCGCGATGGCGAATGCGCAGGCGGATCCGCAGGGCCGGCCGGTTGGCCGCAACAATGCGGCAGTGCAGCTTCGTGTCGATCCGATCACTAACGCCATTGATGTCGATCATGACGGTATCTTCTCCGCTGCTGAGATTGCGAGCGCTCCCGGTGCTCTGAAGACGCTGGACAAGAACGCGGACGGCATCCTTTCAGCCGATGAGCTGCGTGTTCGTCAGCAAACCCCTGCGGAGCGCGCTGCGCACAGCATGGATGAGTGGGATGGCGATCGCGATGGCTTCCTCGTCAAGGGTGAATTTCCTGACCGCATGCAGGCAAACTTTGAGGCGATGGACCTGAATCACGACGGCAAAATCGACCTGGAAGAGCTTACGACCTTTATGGCGACGCAGCCCATGGGGCGTGGTCCCGGTGGACCGCCAACCGGAGCTGGTGAACGCCCGGGCGACATGAAGCCTCCCACCGAACGCATGCCCGACAACAACGCTTCGCCCGCACGCTAA
- a CDS encoding DUF2271 domain-containing protein: MKKKTQGLFASAAMVSVGVLPAFAATQAVPPAPSKHDAAGTWAFAHENVLGTSLDMNVSAASKAQARSAEAAALAEFDRQSKILSAWDANSEFSRWQKTHGVAVKVSPDLMDVLARFDAWQGETGGVLNASSEAAAKVWRGAAARGASPSSNELDGAIRAMAQKHWSLDRVQGTATRLSDAPLVLASFTKSLITQKAAAAALHAGATGVMLNVGGDIVTSGALTQRVDIANPKADAENDAALDTVVLRDRAIATSGSYRRGFDVAGEHLSHLIDPRTAQPAAAVLSSSVIAPDAATAGALATALSILSPRESAALMQRHPDSAYMLITRDGERIASAGWNAYAEPKIERVAYAVHAGAAVPQAGSNWNQSMELLVKLELPRVDNPRYHRPYVAVWIEDKDKYPVRTVALWFKNPRWLNELKGWYGEDRVRNLAEGTDISATVSSATRAPGTYTLKWDGKDNNGKLVKAGKYTVVVEAAREHGGHTLLRQEIDFNGTAAQMTLPASEELGAVQLDYRKQ, translated from the coding sequence ATGAAAAAGAAGACACAGGGATTGTTTGCCTCCGCTGCCATGGTTTCGGTGGGCGTGCTTCCCGCATTCGCCGCCACGCAGGCTGTCCCCCCCGCCCCCTCAAAGCACGATGCTGCAGGCACTTGGGCTTTCGCGCATGAGAACGTGCTGGGCACCTCGCTCGACATGAATGTCAGCGCTGCCTCGAAGGCGCAGGCGCGGTCGGCCGAGGCGGCAGCACTGGCAGAGTTCGATCGGCAGTCGAAGATACTGAGCGCGTGGGATGCGAACAGTGAGTTCTCGCGCTGGCAGAAGACACACGGTGTTGCCGTCAAGGTATCGCCAGACCTGATGGACGTGCTGGCGCGCTTCGATGCGTGGCAGGGCGAGACGGGCGGTGTGTTGAACGCCTCCTCGGAAGCAGCCGCGAAGGTATGGCGTGGCGCTGCTGCTCGTGGTGCTTCTCCATCCTCGAATGAGCTCGATGGCGCGATTCGTGCGATGGCGCAGAAGCACTGGTCGCTTGACCGTGTGCAGGGCACTGCCACACGCCTGTCCGACGCACCGCTGGTGCTTGCCAGCTTTACGAAGAGCCTGATCACGCAGAAGGCGGCAGCTGCCGCGCTGCATGCGGGCGCCACGGGTGTCATGCTGAATGTGGGCGGCGACATTGTCACAAGCGGCGCCCTGACGCAGCGTGTCGACATTGCCAATCCAAAGGCTGATGCGGAAAACGATGCCGCGCTCGATACCGTTGTCCTTCGTGATCGTGCCATTGCCACCAGCGGCAGCTATCGCCGCGGCTTCGACGTCGCGGGCGAGCACCTGTCGCACCTGATCGATCCTCGCACGGCGCAGCCTGCTGCCGCGGTGCTGTCGTCGAGTGTGATCGCACCGGATGCTGCCACGGCTGGAGCGCTTGCAACGGCGCTGTCGATTCTTTCGCCGCGGGAGTCGGCTGCGCTGATGCAGCGCCATCCAGACTCGGCTTACATGCTTATCACCCGTGATGGTGAGCGTATCGCCAGCGCCGGCTGGAATGCGTATGCTGAGCCAAAGATTGAGCGTGTGGCGTATGCCGTCCACGCAGGTGCAGCAGTACCGCAGGCCGGATCGAACTGGAACCAGTCCATGGAGCTGCTGGTAAAGCTCGAGTTACCGCGCGTGGATAACCCTCGCTATCACCGGCCGTACGTCGCCGTATGGATCGAAGACAAGGACAAGTACCCGGTACGCACGGTGGCACTGTGGTTCAAAAATCCGCGTTGGCTGAATGAGTTGAAGGGCTGGTATGGCGAGGATCGCGTTCGCAACCTGGCGGAGGGCACAGACATCTCCGCGACCGTCTCAAGCGCTACGCGCGCGCCCGGTACCTACACGCTGAAGTGGGATGGCAAGGACAACAACGGCAAGCTGGTAAAGGCAGGGAAGTACACGGTGGTGGTGGAAGCTGCGCGCGAGCATGGCGGCCACACGCTGCTGCGTCAGGAGATCGACTTCAACGGCACTGCCGCGCAGATGACGCTGCCCGCCAGCGAGGAACTGGGAGCCGTTCAGCTTGACTATCGGAAGCAGTAA
- a CDS encoding PepSY-associated TM helix domain-containing protein, with product MTIGSSKVEHSPEAQSITAAVSRRTAAEKAAQPLSARLRKKTAIVSRWLHIYLSMVSFAVVLFFAVTGLTLNHAEALSHGEVVRNLNGSLSAKEMGPKDHPDTLAIVEHIRAKDGVHGAVSDLRVEDDQISFSFRGPGYSADTTVTRADGTYNIVETRAGFIAVINDLHKGRDTGKVWSWIIDASAILLTLVSLSGLVLIFFVYKKRVSGLFLAGVATVVCLMLYKLYVP from the coding sequence TTGACTATCGGAAGCAGTAAGGTCGAACACAGCCCTGAGGCACAGAGCATCACTGCTGCTGTAAGCCGTCGCACCGCAGCGGAAAAGGCCGCGCAGCCACTGTCTGCGCGGCTGCGGAAGAAGACAGCCATCGTATCGCGATGGCTGCATATCTACCTGTCCATGGTGTCTTTCGCCGTGGTGCTGTTCTTCGCCGTGACGGGCCTGACGCTGAACCATGCGGAGGCCCTGTCGCATGGCGAGGTCGTGCGCAATCTGAACGGCTCGCTCTCCGCAAAGGAGATGGGACCCAAGGATCATCCGGATACGCTGGCGATCGTGGAGCATATTCGCGCGAAGGATGGCGTGCACGGTGCTGTCAGCGATCTGCGCGTCGAAGACGACCAGATCAGCTTCAGCTTTCGCGGGCCTGGCTATAGCGCGGATACGACGGTGACTCGCGCCGATGGTACTTACAACATCGTGGAGACGCGCGCAGGCTTCATTGCGGTGATCAACGATCTGCACAAGGGCCGCGATACGGGGAAGGTCTGGTCGTGGATCATTGATGCGTCCGCGATCCTGCTGACGCTGGTCTCGCTGAGTGGACTGGTGCTGATCTTCTTCGTCTACAAGAAGCGTGTCAGCGGCCTGTTTCTTGCGGGCGTTGCGACGGTCGTCTGCCTCATGCTCTACAAGCTCTATGTGCCGTAG
- a CDS encoding cupin domain-containing protein, whose amino-acid sequence MQQQAGNAVVRLGGIELTFLVDETQGSDDLVIFEFLVQPGARVPEPHDHRNVDEFVYGLEGTLTSTVNGEARELKAGESLMIPRGVKHHHANLHDVPAKALVTLNPGSIGKRYFEEVREAMSDGPPDRARMIEIMARYELIVD is encoded by the coding sequence ATGCAGCAGCAAGCCGGCAACGCCGTGGTGCGCCTCGGCGGCATTGAATTAACGTTCTTGGTCGACGAGACACAGGGCTCAGACGATCTTGTGATCTTCGAATTCCTCGTGCAGCCCGGCGCTCGTGTGCCGGAGCCACATGACCACCGCAACGTGGACGAGTTCGTCTACGGCCTTGAAGGCACGCTTACTTCCACCGTCAACGGCGAAGCGCGCGAGCTGAAGGCCGGCGAGTCGCTGATGATTCCGCGCGGTGTGAAGCATCACCATGCGAATCTGCATGACGTGCCTGCCAAAGCCCTGGTCACACTGAATCCCGGCTCCATTGGCAAGCGCTACTTCGAAGAAGTTCGCGAAGCCATGAGCGACGGCCCGCCCGACCGGGCCCGCATGATCGAGATCATGGCGCGCTACGAACTCATCGTCGACTAA
- a CDS encoding M16 family metallopeptidase, which translates to MVETVPVAENATLATAASPARNIRKTTLPNGLLVLTESMPHMRSVSVGVWIGTGSRDEQPAENGLSHFVEHMVFKGTTSRTAKQIARETDAIGGNLDAFTGKETICFNIKVLDTNVEPAMEILADLVLNPTFAPDDIAREQSVVLEEIKMDEDNPDYLVHEIHTANFWKNDPLARSILGTAETVSSFDETAVRAFHTSRFVPSNVIVSAAGHLKHDEMIALVEKHFGALAPAGEDKLVRFPAPKATPHITLKKKKSLEQVQICLGVPAPAVDSPDRYVLYLLNSILGGGMSSRLFQSVREDAGLAYSIYSELSPYRDTGALSVYAGTSIEKTPEMVRLIIEEFRKLKTEPIGEDELERAKNQSKGNIVLGLESSSARMGNLARQQMYYGRFNTVDEIIADVDRVTPADVQRVANQLLVGDSISLTLLGNLGDLKITRADLAC; encoded by the coding sequence ATGGTTGAAACCGTCCCCGTCGCTGAGAATGCGACGCTTGCCACTGCCGCCTCCCCCGCTCGTAACATCCGCAAGACCACGCTGCCCAACGGCCTTCTCGTCCTGACCGAGAGCATGCCGCACATGCGCTCGGTCTCCGTCGGCGTATGGATCGGCACCGGCTCGCGTGATGAGCAGCCTGCAGAGAATGGCCTGTCACACTTTGTGGAGCACATGGTCTTCAAGGGCACCACCTCGCGAACCGCCAAGCAGATCGCGCGCGAGACCGACGCTATCGGCGGCAACCTGGATGCGTTCACCGGGAAAGAGACCATCTGCTTCAACATCAAGGTGCTCGACACCAACGTCGAGCCAGCAATGGAGATCCTCGCAGACCTTGTCCTCAACCCGACCTTTGCCCCCGACGACATCGCACGCGAACAGTCGGTCGTCCTTGAAGAGATCAAGATGGACGAGGACAATCCCGACTATCTTGTCCACGAGATTCACACCGCAAATTTCTGGAAGAACGACCCTCTGGCACGCTCGATTCTCGGCACAGCAGAAACGGTCTCCAGCTTCGATGAGACCGCAGTACGCGCCTTCCACACTTCCCGCTTCGTGCCGTCGAACGTCATCGTCTCCGCCGCAGGCCACCTGAAACACGACGAGATGATCGCGCTCGTCGAGAAGCACTTCGGAGCGCTTGCGCCGGCTGGCGAAGACAAGCTGGTGCGCTTCCCCGCACCTAAAGCAACACCGCACATCACGCTCAAGAAGAAGAAGTCACTGGAGCAGGTTCAGATCTGCCTCGGCGTTCCCGCACCCGCGGTCGACTCGCCCGACCGCTACGTTCTCTACCTCTTGAATTCGATCCTAGGCGGCGGTATGAGCTCGAGACTCTTTCAATCGGTGCGTGAAGATGCGGGTCTTGCATACTCCATCTACTCGGAACTCTCGCCCTACCGCGATACCGGTGCGCTCAGCGTTTATGCGGGTACATCCATCGAGAAGACGCCCGAGATGGTTCGCCTGATCATCGAAGAGTTCCGCAAGCTGAAGACGGAACCCATCGGCGAAGACGAGTTGGAGCGCGCCAAGAATCAGTCGAAGGGCAACATCGTTCTGGGTCTCGAGAGCTCGTCCGCGCGCATGGGAAATCTCGCTCGTCAGCAGATGTACTACGGCCGGTTCAACACTGTCGATGAGATCATCGCGGACGTCGACCGCGTGACGCCCGCCGATGTGCAGCGCGTAGCGAACCAGTTGCTGGTGGGGGACAGCATCTCGCTGACTCTTCTCGGCAACCTCGGCGACTTAAAGATCACGCGCGCCGACCTGGCATGTTAG
- a CDS encoding GNAT family N-acetyltransferase yields MNQTPVLEGFGIRLEPIAPHHVEGLTRVAIDPTNWRFMNLRIETPADVQKLVDDSVQAAGTGTVLPWVTTVDGEIVGASSYLDLNRTHRTVEIGFTWLGKEWRGTGVNPRVKFLQLQYGFESIHMRRIALKTHHENLHSQRAMLKLGAQFEGTFRNHMIMPDGSTRHTKWYSITEEDWPAIKASLLARIAAEPIVKPA; encoded by the coding sequence TTGAACCAGACTCCGGTTCTCGAAGGCTTTGGCATTCGGCTTGAACCCATCGCCCCGCATCACGTCGAGGGGCTTACGCGCGTCGCCATCGATCCGACCAACTGGCGTTTCATGAACCTGCGCATCGAGACGCCAGCCGACGTACAGAAGCTGGTGGACGACTCCGTGCAGGCCGCCGGAACCGGCACCGTGCTGCCCTGGGTGACGACCGTCGATGGCGAGATCGTGGGCGCCTCCAGCTACCTTGATCTCAACCGGACTCACCGGACCGTCGAAATCGGCTTCACCTGGCTTGGGAAAGAGTGGCGAGGCACTGGAGTCAATCCCAGAGTGAAGTTTTTGCAACTGCAGTACGGTTTTGAATCGATTCATATGCGCCGCATTGCGCTCAAAACCCATCACGAAAACCTCCATTCGCAACGCGCCATGCTCAAGCTGGGAGCGCAGTTTGAAGGCACCTTCCGCAACCACATGATCATGCCCGACGGCTCCACCCGTCACACGAAGTGGTACAGCATCACCGAAGAAGACTGGCCTGCGATCAAGGCCTCGCTCCTCGCGCGCATCGCGGCCGAACCCATCGTCAAACCCGCCTAG
- a CDS encoding gluconeogenesis factor YvcK family protein, translating to MSSHPHAPINVVAIGGGTGLSTLLRGLKRYVQVNDRRGVPPRPEDVCDDPPCRVGELSAIVTVTDDGGSSGRLREDLKMLPPGDVRNCVAALSEDERLLTRLFQYRFPSNSENNGLGGHSFGNLFLAALTAIHGGDFAQAVQMSSQILAARGTIYPATNSNVTLSALMDDGTTVHGETNITASKRSITELMLHPADARPLPEALEAIAKADLITLGPGSLYTSLITNLLVGGIPEAIAASSAKRVYICNLMTQANESLGLSAADHIRHIQSHCGGKRLFDFALVNTAPISDVLLEKYAREGQQPIEADLDRIRELGVTPIVGSFVHEGDVLRHDYDHVAELLLDLPARVESVAV from the coding sequence ATGTCCTCGCACCCTCACGCCCCGATCAACGTAGTCGCCATCGGCGGCGGCACTGGCCTTTCCACGCTGCTGCGTGGCCTGAAGCGCTACGTGCAGGTGAACGATCGTCGTGGCGTGCCACCTCGTCCTGAAGACGTTTGCGACGACCCGCCGTGCCGCGTTGGAGAGCTCTCTGCGATTGTGACCGTAACGGACGATGGCGGATCCAGCGGCCGCCTGCGGGAGGACCTGAAGATGCTGCCGCCGGGCGATGTGCGTAACTGCGTCGCCGCCCTCAGCGAAGATGAGCGCCTGTTGACGAGGCTCTTCCAGTACCGCTTCCCCTCCAACTCCGAAAACAACGGTCTCGGAGGCCACTCGTTTGGCAACCTCTTTCTCGCGGCGCTGACGGCAATCCACGGCGGAGACTTTGCCCAGGCCGTGCAGATGTCGTCACAGATCCTGGCCGCGCGCGGCACCATCTATCCCGCGACCAACAGCAACGTGACGCTTTCTGCACTGATGGATGACGGCACGACCGTCCACGGCGAAACAAACATCACCGCCTCAAAGCGCAGTATCACCGAGTTGATGCTGCACCCTGCGGACGCCAGGCCGCTGCCCGAGGCGTTGGAGGCAATTGCCAAGGCTGACCTGATCACGCTTGGGCCGGGCTCGCTGTATACGTCGCTGATCACGAACCTGCTGGTGGGAGGCATCCCGGAGGCCATCGCGGCGTCGAGCGCGAAGCGTGTCTACATCTGCAACCTGATGACCCAGGCGAACGAATCGCTTGGACTATCCGCTGCCGACCACATCCGCCACATCCAGTCACACTGCGGCGGCAAGCGTCTTTTCGACTTCGCGCTTGTGAATACCGCACCCATCTCCGATGTGCTGCTGGAAAAGTACGCTCGCGAAGGCCAGCAGCCCATTGAGGCTGACCTGGACCGGATCCGCGAACTGGGCGTAACTCCCATCGTCGGCAGCTTCGTGCACGAAGGCGATGTGCTGCGCCATGACTACGATCATGTGGCGGAACTTCTGCTCGACCTGCCCGCACGCGTCGAGAGCGTAGCCGTTTGA
- a CDS encoding 2-hydroxyacid dehydrogenase, translated as MPSKPILVVTRHFTDAVEARIARDFEPRRNPSDKPLSADELIAAAEGADALFISPADKLDATFFSRVPKSVKAIATFSVGYDHVDLAAAKVSGIPVSNTPGVLTDATADVAMLLLLGASRRAYEAQQLVRSGQWAKTKPADLLGSQLGGRVLGIYGMGRIGQALAHRARAFGMTIHYNNRRPLPDDEAQGAIFHETPESLLRVSNFLSIHAPSSAETKHFLNRETIGLLPPGAIVVNTARGALVHDEDLIAALRSGRVAAAGLDVFEGEPQVNPGYLDLPNTYLLPHIGSATVETRTAMGMLALDNIQAVLDGKSALTPIPLG; from the coding sequence ATGCCGTCCAAGCCTATCCTCGTCGTCACGCGTCATTTCACCGATGCCGTGGAAGCGCGTATCGCGCGCGACTTTGAACCGCGCCGCAATCCCTCCGACAAACCGCTCTCTGCCGACGAATTGATCGCCGCGGCTGAAGGTGCAGACGCACTTTTCATCAGCCCTGCCGACAAGCTCGACGCAACCTTCTTCTCACGTGTGCCGAAGTCTGTGAAGGCGATCGCAACCTTCTCCGTTGGTTACGATCACGTCGACCTTGCGGCCGCAAAGGTTAGCGGAATCCCAGTTTCAAACACACCCGGTGTACTGACCGACGCCACCGCCGATGTCGCGATGTTGCTGTTGCTGGGTGCATCCCGGCGCGCCTACGAGGCGCAGCAACTTGTGCGGTCCGGCCAATGGGCAAAGACCAAGCCGGCTGACCTGTTGGGATCGCAGCTCGGCGGACGCGTCCTGGGCATCTACGGTATGGGCCGCATCGGCCAGGCACTTGCACACCGTGCGCGAGCCTTTGGCATGACGATTCATTACAACAACCGTCGTCCCCTTCCAGATGATGAGGCGCAGGGAGCCATCTTTCACGAGACGCCCGAGTCTCTGCTGCGTGTCAGCAACTTCCTCTCGATCCACGCGCCCTCGTCGGCAGAGACGAAGCATTTCCTGAATCGCGAGACGATCGGTCTGCTGCCGCCCGGTGCCATCGTGGTGAACACGGCGCGAGGCGCACTGGTCCATGATGAAGATCTGATCGCTGCGCTGCGCAGCGGACGCGTTGCCGCCGCCGGTCTCGACGTCTTTGAGGGCGAGCCGCAGGTGAACCCGGGGTACCTGGATCTGCCCAACACCTACCTGCTGCCCCACATCGGCAGCGCAACGGTCGAGACGCGCACCGCAATGGGGATGCTGGCACTTGACAACATACAGGCCGTGCTGGACGGCAAGTCAGCGCTAACTCCAATTCCGCTCGGCTAG